Proteins encoded in a region of the bacterium genome:
- a CDS encoding YraN family protein: MNKIEIGKSGEEEAINFLKRNKYKILNRNFKTKFGEIDIIAKKNGEIVFIEVKTRNTTLFGYPEEAIDKRKINHIQKVATYYLQRNKIKIPFKFEVLSILTKNGRKEINVIPLE; the protein is encoded by the coding sequence ATGAATAAAATAGAAATAGGAAAAAGCGGAGAAGAAGAAGCAATAAATTTTTTAAAAAGAAACAAATATAAAATCCTAAATAGAAATTTCAAAACAAAGTTTGGTGAAATTGACATAATTGCAAAGAAAAATGGAGAGATTGTTTTTATAGAAGTAAAAACCAGGAATACAACTCTCTTTGGATATCCAGAAGAAGCAATTGATAAGAGAAAAATAAACCATATACAAAAAGTTGCTACTTATTACTTACAAAGAAATAAAATAAAAATTCCTTTCAAATTTGAGGTATTATCTATACTGACAAAAAACGGCAGGAAAGAAATAAATGTTATTCCTTTGGAGTAA
- the rplS gene encoding 50S ribosomal protein L19, translated as MNKQIEEIEKEIIKNKEIPEFWPGDDISIHYKIKEGEKERIQIFTGTCIGRKGSGAQETFTVRKISYGEGVEKVFPLYSPNVVKIEVIKTRKRNRLAPRAKMYYLRNKNK; from the coding sequence ATGAATAAACAAATTGAAGAAATTGAAAAGGAAATAATAAAAAATAAAGAAATTCCTGAATTCTGGCCTGGTGATGATATTTCTATACATTATAAAATAAAAGAGGGAGAAAAAGAGAGAATACAGATATTTACAGGAACATGTATCGGAAGAAAAGGTAGTGGTGCACAAGAAACATTTACTGTTAGAAAAATTTCTTATGGAGAGGGAGTGGAAAAAGTTTTTCCTCTGTATTCTCCTAATGTTGTTAAAATAGAAGTTATTAAAACAAGAAAAAGAAATCGTTTAGCCCCAAGAGCAAAAATGTATTATTTAAGAAATAAAAATAAATGA